Proteins encoded by one window of Streptomyces sp. ALI-76-A:
- a CDS encoding carbohydrate ABC transporter permease: MAPPRSFLWSRRVFLTLLTGFVLVPVYVMVSSSLKPLADVTGEFRWLPSDLTIRPYIDIWSTVPLARYFVNSLAVAGAATVCSVVIAVFSAYAVSRYEFRGKRVFTVTVLSTQMFPGILFLLPLFLLYVNIGNATGIALFGSRGGLILTYLTFSLPFSIWMLIGYFDSVPRDLDEAALVDGCGPLGALFRVVVPAAVPGIVAVAVYAFMTAWGEVLFASVMTNDTTRTLAVGLQGYSTLNDVYWNQIMAASLVVSVPVVAGFLLLQRYLVAGLTAGAVK, translated from the coding sequence CGCCGCGTTCGTTCCTGTGGTCCCGGCGGGTCTTCCTCACCCTGCTCACCGGCTTCGTGCTGGTGCCGGTGTACGTCATGGTGTCCAGCTCGCTCAAGCCCCTCGCGGACGTCACGGGCGAGTTCCGCTGGCTGCCCAGCGACCTGACGATCCGCCCGTACATCGACATCTGGTCGACGGTCCCGCTCGCCCGCTACTTCGTGAACTCCCTGGCCGTGGCGGGCGCGGCGACGGTCTGCTCGGTGGTGATCGCCGTGTTCTCGGCGTACGCGGTCAGCCGCTACGAGTTCCGCGGCAAGCGCGTCTTCACCGTGACCGTCCTGTCCACGCAGATGTTCCCCGGCATCCTCTTCCTGCTGCCGCTGTTCCTCCTCTACGTCAACATCGGCAACGCCACCGGCATCGCCCTGTTCGGCTCCCGAGGCGGCCTGATCCTGACGTATCTGACCTTCTCGCTCCCGTTCTCGATCTGGATGCTGATCGGCTACTTCGACTCGGTGCCGCGGGACCTGGACGAGGCGGCGCTCGTGGACGGCTGCGGGCCGCTCGGCGCCCTGTTCCGGGTGGTCGTGCCGGCCGCGGTCCCCGGCATCGTCGCGGTGGCCGTCTACGCCTTCATGACCGCCTGGGGCGAGGTGCTGTTCGCCTCCGTGATGACCAACGACACCACCCGCACCCTCGCCGTCGGCCTCCAGGGCTACTCCACGCTCAACGACGTGTACTGGAACCAGATCATGGCGGCCTCGCTGGTGGTGAGCGTGCCCGTGGTGGCGGGCTTCCTGCTCCTCCAGCGCTACCTCGTCGCGGGGCTGACGGCCGGAGCCGTCAAGTGA